A genomic window from Exiguobacterium acetylicum DSM 20416 includes:
- the citZ gene encoding citrate synthase, which translates to MTQTKGLEGIVATSSKISSIIDGQLTYGGYTIDDLAEHASFEEVVFLLWNDRLPKEEELKQLSEALISEATVATAVLETMKAAPKSANAMATIRTALSQLALYDETSEDMSTEANYAKAIKLQAQIATLVTAYARIKKGKEPIAPKAGLSYAGNFLFMLTGEEPTEVAEKAFNQALVLHADHELNASTFTARVCVATLSDVYSGVTAAMGALKGPLHGGANEAVMKMLLEIDSVEKVDEYVHNKLENKQKIMGFGHRVYKDGDPRAKHLQEMSRQLTAQIGEPKWYEMSVKIDEIVQSEKGLKPNVDFYSASTYHALGLDTELFTPIFAVSRMSGWLAHILEQYSDNRLIRPRADYTGETHRTYVSIEER; encoded by the coding sequence ATGACGCAAACTAAAGGTTTAGAAGGAATCGTCGCGACTTCATCGAAAATCAGTTCGATCATCGATGGTCAATTGACGTATGGCGGTTATACGATTGATGATTTGGCGGAGCACGCCTCATTTGAGGAAGTCGTCTTCTTATTGTGGAACGACCGTCTACCAAAAGAAGAGGAATTGAAGCAACTATCGGAAGCACTCATTTCCGAAGCAACGGTTGCGACTGCCGTTCTTGAAACGATGAAGGCAGCACCGAAGTCGGCGAATGCGATGGCGACGATTCGAACAGCGCTTTCTCAACTCGCGCTTTACGATGAGACATCAGAAGATATGTCGACTGAGGCGAATTACGCTAAAGCCATCAAATTACAGGCACAAATCGCAACACTCGTCACAGCTTACGCCCGTATCAAAAAAGGAAAAGAGCCGATTGCACCTAAAGCAGGTCTATCATACGCAGGAAACTTCTTGTTCATGTTGACGGGTGAGGAGCCAACGGAAGTTGCAGAAAAAGCCTTCAACCAAGCGCTCGTTCTTCACGCTGATCACGAGTTGAACGCTTCGACGTTCACGGCACGCGTTTGTGTCGCGACACTCTCTGACGTCTACTCAGGTGTGACGGCAGCGATGGGCGCGTTAAAAGGACCACTTCACGGTGGCGCGAACGAAGCTGTCATGAAGATGTTGTTAGAAATTGATTCGGTTGAAAAGGTTGACGAGTATGTTCATAATAAACTTGAGAACAAGCAAAAAATCATGGGCTTCGGTCACCGTGTCTACAAGGACGGCGACCCACGTGCGAAGCATCTTCAAGAAATGAGCCGTCAGCTGACTGCTCAAATCGGGGAGCCGAAATGGTATGAGATGTCAGTTAAGATCGACGAAATCGTCCAATCGGAAAAAGGATTGAAACCAAATGTTGATTTCTATTCCGCTTCTACGTACCATGCACTTGGACTTGATACAGAACTATTCACTCCAATCTTTGCAGTAAGTCGGATGTCAGGTTGGTTGGCGCACATTTTAGAGCAGTATAGCGATAACCGTCTGATTCGCCCGCGTGCAGACTACACGGGTGAAACGCACCGGACATACGTGTCCATCGAAGAACGTTAA
- a CDS encoding DUF441 domain-containing protein, with protein sequence MEAYLFLIALVFIGVIAQNKSLIIAAAFLLIIKAIGLDGRLFPSLQAKGITWGVTLITAAILVPIAAGDIGFKELLQSIRGHIGIISFLSGIFVAIVAAHGVGLMKEDPLVTTALLAGTILAVGLFRGVPVGPLIGAGIAALVIGMWDVIAKAFTG encoded by the coding sequence ATGGAAGCTTATCTTTTTTTGATTGCCCTCGTCTTCATCGGGGTCATCGCACAAAATAAATCATTGATCATCGCTGCAGCCTTCCTATTGATCATTAAGGCAATCGGGCTGGATGGTAGACTGTTTCCTTCCTTACAGGCAAAAGGAATCACGTGGGGCGTCACATTGATCACAGCAGCAATTCTTGTACCGATTGCAGCAGGGGATATAGGCTTTAAGGAGTTGCTCCAAAGCATTCGGGGACATATCGGCATCATCTCATTTCTATCAGGAATCTTTGTTGCAATCGTCGCAGCACACGGTGTTGGACTGATGAAAGAAGATCCACTCGTGACGACAGCCTTGCTAGCTGGAACGATTCTCGCCGTCGGGCTCTTCCGGGGAGTACCTGTTGGTCCACTGATTGGTGCTGGAATCGCGGCGCTCGTCATCGGAATGTGGGATGTCATCGCAAAAGCGTTCACAGGATGA
- the icd gene encoding NADP-dependent isocitrate dehydrogenase, whose product MATLQGENITVTNGTLQVPNAPIIPFIIGDGTGPDIWNAAVRVFDAAVEKAYNGEKKIEWKEVYAGEKAFNKTGNWLPEETLDLIREHIIAIKGPLTTPVGGGIRSLNVALRQELDLYTCLRPVRYFTGVPSPVKRPEDTDMVIFRENTEDIYAGIEYAEGSEGAAKLLEFLQNEMGVNKIRFPETSGLGIKPISKEGTERLVRAAIEYALENKRASLTLVHKGNIMKFTEGAFKNWGYELAEREYAEHVFTWNQYDRIKEEEGTDAANKAQADAEAAGKLIVKDSIADIFLQQILTRPKEFDVVATMNLNGDYISDALAAQVGGIGIAPGANINYMTGHAIFEATHGTAPKYAGLDKVNPSSVILSGEMMFRHLGWNEAADLIIKSMETSIETKVVTYDFARLMDGATEVKCSEFADELIKNM is encoded by the coding sequence ATGGCTACACTTCAAGGCGAAAACATCACAGTAACTAACGGTACACTTCAAGTTCCAAACGCTCCAATCATTCCGTTCATCATTGGTGACGGAACAGGACCGGACATCTGGAACGCAGCTGTACGTGTGTTTGATGCAGCAGTTGAAAAAGCATACAACGGTGAGAAGAAAATCGAATGGAAAGAAGTCTACGCTGGTGAAAAAGCATTCAATAAAACAGGCAACTGGTTACCAGAAGAGACACTCGATCTCATCCGTGAGCACATCATCGCAATCAAAGGACCACTTACGACACCAGTCGGCGGCGGAATCCGTTCGTTGAACGTTGCTCTACGTCAAGAGCTTGATTTGTACACATGTCTTCGTCCAGTTCGTTACTTCACAGGTGTTCCTTCACCGGTTAAACGCCCAGAAGATACAGACATGGTCATCTTCCGTGAAAATACTGAAGACATCTACGCAGGAATCGAATACGCAGAAGGCAGCGAAGGCGCTGCAAAACTACTTGAGTTCCTTCAAAACGAAATGGGTGTCAATAAAATCCGCTTCCCTGAGACATCTGGTCTTGGAATCAAACCGATTTCAAAAGAGGGAACAGAACGCCTTGTTCGTGCAGCAATCGAATACGCACTCGAAAACAAACGTGCTTCATTGACGCTCGTTCATAAAGGAAACATCATGAAGTTCACTGAGGGTGCTTTCAAAAACTGGGGCTATGAACTTGCTGAGCGTGAATACGCAGAGCACGTCTTCACTTGGAACCAGTACGATCGCATCAAGGAAGAAGAAGGAACAGATGCTGCCAACAAAGCACAAGCAGACGCAGAAGCTGCTGGTAAGTTGATCGTAAAAGATTCAATCGCTGATATCTTCTTACAACAAATCTTGACTCGTCCAAAAGAGTTTGATGTCGTTGCAACAATGAACTTGAACGGTGACTACATTTCGGATGCACTTGCTGCACAAGTCGGTGGTATCGGAATCGCACCTGGAGCAAACATCAACTACATGACAGGTCACGCAATCTTTGAAGCAACTCACGGTACAGCACCGAAATACGCTGGACTTGATAAAGTAAACCCATCATCTGTCATCTTGTCAGGCGAAATGATGTTCCGTCACCTCGGCTGGAACGAAGCGGCAGATCTCATCATCAAATCGATGGAAACATCGATTGAAACGAAAGTCGTCACATACGACTTCGCGCGTCTCATGGACGGTGCGACTGAAGTGAAGTGTTCTGAATTCGCGGACGAACTCATCAAAAACATGTAA